In Hemitrygon akajei chromosome 9, sHemAka1.3, whole genome shotgun sequence, the following are encoded in one genomic region:
- the LOC140733766 gene encoding uncharacterized protein, with translation MFSSQQRGKIKNDKILRWRIELSTYTYDILYRPGRLNEPSDALSRGPCASAQLDQLYALHAQLCHPGVTRFYHFIKARNLPYSLEDIRTMTRDCQICAECKPHFYRPDTAQLVKATRPFERLSIDFKGPLPSTDRNVYFLSIIDEYSRFPFAVPCPDTTTTSVIKVLRQLFTLFGYPCYVHSDRGSSFMSDELRRFLLARGIATSRTTSYNPRGNGQVERENATVWKAILLALKSQGLPVSRWQEVLPEALHSIRSLLCTSTNATPHERLFSFPRKSVTGTTLPIWLTSPGPVLLRKHARSNKYSPLVEKVHLLHANPQYAYVVLPDGREDTVSVRDLAPAGAADHYPEHSTVTMHPVPEVTPHAPCPTQTPYASVPGPSLTREGSLTPPVGTELTHSPPSEHTPPPAPVPSSPPAPVQLQPELRRSQRTIRPPDRLNLVLFKTLTQSCMLTMWEWDPLSGFQDWPLFSTPRDPPKSSARLRRAEISWLWRRADRRLVSGKEIGVSCAALIQANGNYSTTLLTYDLKIVERPCGFTSHRVQNPRPLTRSCSNGINIAGPVAVRLMVTARILTERD, from the exons atgttcagcagccaacagcggggcaaaatcaaaaatgataaaattttgcgatggagaatagaactctccacctatacttacgatatcctgtaccggcctggcaggctcaatgaaccgtctgatgccctatcccggggaccgtgtgctagtgcccagctcgaccagctgtatgcccttcatgcccaactttgccacccgggggtcacccggttttatcacttcattaaagcccggaacctgccatactccctggaggacatcaggacgatgaccagggactgccagatctgcgctgagtgcaaaccgcacttctaccgtcctgacactgcgcagcttgtcaaggccacccgcccttttgagcgactgagtattgactttaagggcccccttccctccaccgaccgcaatgtctactttcttagtattattgacgagtactcgcgattcccctttgccgttccctgccccgacactactaccacgtcggtcatcaaagtcctgcgccagctcttcacactgttcggatatccctgctatgtccacagtgatagagggtcctcctttatgagtgacgagttgcgccggttcctgcttgctaggggcatagctactagtcgcaccacgagttataatccccgggggaatggccaggtggagagggagaatgccacagtgtggaaggccatacttttagcccttaagtcacaagggttgccggtctcccgatggcaggaggtcctccctgaggcactccactctatccgctccctgttgtgtacgtccactaatgccacccctcacgaacgcttattctcttttcccaggaagtctgtcactgggaccaccctgccaatttggctgacgtccccggggccagtgctgctgcgtaaacatgcgaggagtaataagtactcaccactggtcgagaaggttcacctcctgcatgctaatccccagtatgcctacgtggtcttgcctgatgggcgggaggacacggtctctgtccgcgacctggcgcccgccggagcagcagaccactaccccgagcactccacggtaactatgcaccctgtacccgaggtgactccgcacgccccgtgccccacacagactccgtatgcgtctgttccagggccctcgctcacacgcgaggggtccctgacacctcctgttgggacagaattaacccactctccgccttcggagcacacaccacctccggcacctgtgccgtcatcacctccggctcctgtgcaattgcagccggagctacgtagatcgcagcgaacgattcgaccacctgatcgacttaacct ggttcttttcaaGACCCTGACCCAGAGTTGCATGCTGActatgtgggaatgggacccgctctcagggtttcaAGACTGGCCATTATTCAGCACGCCAAGGGATCCACCTAAGAGTTCAGCTCGCCTTCGGAGGGCCGAGATCTCATGGCTGTGGAGGCGGGCGGATCGGAGGTTGGTGTCCGGGAAGGAGATCGGTGTGTCAT gtgctgcactcatccaggcaaatgGAAATTACTCTACCACTCTCCTGACTTATGACTTGAAGATAGTGGAAAGGCCTTGCGGTTTCACAAGTCATAGGGTGCAGAACCCGAGGCCGCTGACCAGATCTTGCAGCAATGGTATCAATATAGCTGGTCCAGTTGCAGTCCGGCTGATGGTGACCGCAAGGATATTGACGGAGAGGGATTAA